The following are encoded together in the Eulemur rufifrons isolate Redbay chromosome 28, OSU_ERuf_1, whole genome shotgun sequence genome:
- the RBP4 gene encoding retinol-binding protein 4 — protein sequence MKWVWALLLLAALGCGRAERDCRVSSFRVKENFDKARFAGTWYAMAKKDPEGLFLQDNIVAEFSVDENGQMSATAKGRVRLLNNWDVCADMVGTFTDTEDSAKFKMKYWGVASFLQKGNDDHWIIDTDYDTYAVQYSCRLLNLDGTCADSYSFVFARDSNGLPPDVQRIVRQRQEELCLARQYRLIAHNGYCDGKSERNIL from the exons ATGAAGTGGGTGTGGGCGCTCCTGCTGCTGGCCGCGCTGGGCTGCGGCCGGGCGGAGCGCGACTGCCGGGTGAGCAGCTTCCGAGTCAAGGAGAACTTCGACAAGGCTCGC TTCGCTGGGACCTGGTATGCCATGGCCAAGAAGGACCCCGAGGGCCTCTTTCTGCAGGACAACATCGTCGCCGAGTTCTCCGTGGACGAGAACGGCCAGATGAGCGCCACGGCCAAAGGCAGAGTCCGTCTTTTGAA TAACTGGGACGTGTGCGCAGACATGGTGGGCACCTTCACAGATACGGAGGACTCTGCCAAGTTCAAGATGAAGTACTGGGGCGTTGCCTCCTTTCTCCAGAAAGGAA ACGATGACCACTGGATCATCGACACGGACTACGACACGTACGCCGTGCAGTACTCCTGCCGCCTCCTGAACCTCGACGGCACCTGTGCTGACAGCTACTCCTTCGTGTTTGCCCGCGACTCCAACGGCCTGCCCCCGGACGTGCAGAGGATAGTGAGGCAGCGGCAGGAGGAGCTGTGCCTGGCCAGGCAGTACAGGCTGATCGCCCACAACG GTTATTGTGATggcaaatcagaaagaaacattttgtag